A genome region from Alphaproteobacteria bacterium includes the following:
- the hrcA gene encoding heat-inducible transcriptional repressor HrcA, translating into MLKELNQRAREIMRLIVEAYVETGEPIGSRTLARLLDTRLSPASIRNVMSDLEAAGFLYAPHTSAGRLPTDAGLRFFVDGLLEVGNITEGERKAIGARCSADGRSLEEVLTDATTLLSGLSDCAGLVVAPKVDTRLKQAELVSLGDGRALVILVGEDGSVENRLFDLPLGLGPSALTEASNYLSMCLAGRTLGEARQNIFEELETSRAELDQLTARAVEAGLATLAGDQSRQTLIIRGQAKLLDDVHVLEDLERIRELFDDLERRQGILELLDLAAVAEGVHIYIGSENKLFSLSGCSMVVAPYCDKQNKIIGAIGVIGPTRLNYARIIPMVDYTSKVIGETVG; encoded by the coding sequence ATGCTCAAGGAACTCAACCAACGCGCCCGCGAAATCATGCGCCTGATCGTCGAGGCCTACGTCGAAACCGGCGAGCCCATCGGCTCGCGCACTTTGGCCCGGCTGCTCGATACGCGGCTTTCGCCGGCCTCGATCCGCAACGTCATGTCGGATCTCGAGGCGGCCGGGTTTCTCTATGCCCCCCACACCTCGGCCGGCCGCTTGCCCACCGACGCAGGCCTGCGCTTTTTCGTCGACGGCCTATTGGAGGTGGGCAATATCACGGAGGGTGAGCGCAAGGCCATCGGCGCGCGCTGCAGCGCCGATGGGCGCAGCCTGGAAGAAGTGCTGACCGACGCCACGACGCTGCTCTCGGGGCTCTCCGACTGCGCCGGCCTGGTGGTGGCGCCCAAGGTCGACACCCGCCTCAAGCAGGCCGAGCTGGTCTCACTGGGCGACGGCCGCGCCCTGGTCATCCTGGTGGGCGAGGACGGCTCGGTGGAAAACCGCCTCTTCGACCTGCCGCTGGGGCTGGGTCCATCGGCGCTGACGGAGGCCTCGAACTATCTCAGCATGTGCCTCGCCGGCCGCACCCTGGGCGAGGCGCGGCAGAACATCTTCGAGGAGCTCGAGACCAGCCGCGCCGAGCTCGACCAGCTCACGGCCCGGGCCGTCGAAGCGGGCCTGGCCACCCTGGCCGGCGACCAATCGCGCCAGACGCTGATCATCCGGGGCCAGGCCAAACTGCTGGACGACGTTCATGTCCTGGAGGACCTCGAGCGCATCCGCGAGCTTTTCGACGATCTCGAACGGCGCCAGGGCATCCTCGAGCTTTTGGACCTGGCGGCCGTCGCCGAGGGCGTGCATATCTACATCGGCTCCGAGAACAAGCTCTTCAGCCTGTCGGGCTGCTCGATGGTGGTGGCGCCCTATTGCGACAAGCAGAACAAGATCATCGGCGCCATCGGCGTGATCGGGCCGACGCGCCTCAACTATGCCCGCATCATTCCCATGGTCGACTATACCTCCAAGGTCATCGGCGAAACCGTTGGCTGA
- the rph gene encoding ribonuclease PH has protein sequence MRPSGRAPDELRTISLETGFAKHAEGSCLARFGDTHVLCAATVEERVPPWMRNSGRGWVTAEYGMLPRATNTRTAREAAHGRQSGRTQEIQRLIGRSLRAVVDLKALGERQIRLDCDVIQADGGTRTAAITGSYVALHIALAGLVERGALAELPFSDQVVGISCGIYQGVALLDLDYAEDSEAEADANFVLGGQGGLVEVQATAEQHPFSEIQFGEMMALAQGGARQLAEAQRQALGLD, from the coding sequence ATGCGTCCTTCCGGCCGCGCTCCGGACGAGTTGCGAACCATCAGTCTCGAAACCGGCTTTGCCAAGCACGCCGAAGGCTCTTGCCTGGCACGCTTTGGCGACACCCATGTGCTTTGTGCCGCCACCGTCGAGGAACGCGTGCCGCCCTGGATGCGCAACTCCGGCCGGGGCTGGGTGACGGCCGAATACGGCATGCTGCCCCGGGCCACCAACACGCGCACCGCGCGCGAGGCGGCGCACGGCAGGCAAAGCGGGCGGACCCAGGAAATTCAGCGCCTGATCGGCCGCAGCCTGCGCGCCGTGGTCGACCTCAAGGCCCTGGGCGAGCGCCAGATCCGCCTCGATTGCGACGTCATCCAGGCCGATGGCGGCACCCGCACGGCGGCCATCACCGGCTCTTACGTGGCACTGCACATTGCCCTGGCCGGCCTGGTTGAACGCGGCGCCCTGGCCGAGCTGCCCTTTTCCGACCAGGTGGTCGGCATTTCCTGCGGCATCTACCAGGGGGTGGCGCTGCTGGATCTCGATTATGCCGAGGATTCAGAGGCCGAGGCCGATGCCAACTTCGTGCTTGGTGGCCAAGGCGGCCTGGTCGAGGTGCAGGCCACCGCCGAGCAGCATCCCTTCAGCGAGATCCAGTTCGGCGAGATGATGGCCCTGGCCCAGGGCGGCGCCCGCCAATTGGCGGAGGCCCAGCGCCAGGCGCTCGGACTCGACTGA
- the rdgB gene encoding RdgB/HAM1 family non-canonical purine NTP pyrophosphatase: protein MAGPRQLTADRLVIASHNAGKVREMGELLAPFAIAAVAAGELGLAEPEETGTSFTENAELKALAAARVAKLPALADDSGLVVPALDGAPGIFSGRWAGEVRDFDLAMAKVNSELEARPGSDRSAHFAAALTLAWPDGHLETFMGRVEGSLVWPPRGRHGFGYDPMFVAAGHELTFGEFEPGHKHAISHRADAFAKLAAACLKGRPG, encoded by the coding sequence ATGGCCGGCCCGCGTCAACTGACCGCCGACCGCCTGGTCATCGCCAGCCACAACGCCGGCAAGGTGCGCGAGATGGGCGAGCTGCTGGCGCCCTTCGCCATTGCCGCGGTGGCGGCCGGCGAGCTGGGCCTGGCGGAGCCCGAGGAGACGGGCACGAGCTTTACCGAAAACGCCGAATTGAAGGCCCTGGCGGCGGCCCGTGTCGCGAAGCTGCCGGCGCTAGCCGACGATTCCGGCCTGGTAGTGCCGGCGCTCGACGGTGCTCCCGGTATTTTCTCCGGCCGCTGGGCCGGTGAGGTGCGCGATTTCGATCTGGCCATGGCCAAGGTGAACAGCGAACTCGAGGCCCGGCCCGGCAGCGACCGCAGCGCCCACTTCGCCGCCGCGCTCACCCTGGCCTGGCCCGACGGCCACTTGGAAACCTTCATGGGCCGGGTCGAGGGCAGTCTGGTCTGGCCGCCCCGCGGCAGGCATGGTTTCGGCTATGATCCCATGTTCGTGGCGGCCGGCCACGAACTCACCTTCGGCGAATTCGAGCCCGGGCACAAACATGCCATCAGCCACCGCGCCGACGCCTTCGCCAAGCTTGCCGCGGCCTGCCTCAAAGGACGGCCCGGCTGA